From one Lycium ferocissimum isolate CSIRO_LF1 unplaced genomic scaffold, AGI_CSIRO_Lferr_CH_V1 ctg6273, whole genome shotgun sequence genomic stretch:
- the LOC132045205 gene encoding cationic amino acid transporter 1-like has product MGIGEEGHGSSTAGGVRKRGCSISKDDFLPEESFRSWGNYVNALSNTPARLLDRVVTRSDEQDELDAKERSVNQMKRSLNWWDLMWFGLGALVGAGIFVLTGLEARTDAGPAVVLSYAISGISAMLAVFCYTEFAVEIPVAGGSFAYLRVELGDFVAFIAAGNILLEYVIGSAAMARSWTSYFATLCGHQPDDFRIIVSSLAEGYNHLDPIAIGVCVIVSIIACKSTKASSRLNYIASVVHVLILLFIIIAGLMHADTKNFTPFMPFGPRGVFKASAVLFFAYSGFDAVSTMAEETKNPARDIPIGLVGSVLLTTVFYCALAAVLCLMQSYKNIDINAPFSVAFEAVGLGWGKYVVAAGALKGMTSVLLVNCVGQARYVTHISRTHMMPPLFSYVNAKSGTPANATIFMMTSSALLALFTSLDILSNLLSISTLFIFILVALALLVRRYYVSNVTTTEDRNKLLVLLALIVASSIGTAIIWGVTDDWKGYCVTLPIWFLATGGITVLVPKARSPKVWGVPLVPWIPSASIAINFFLLASMDKDSFIRFAIWTVLILVYYVFLGLHASYDTAKEIQKNSEWGKVEGGNASSATNCGFDGGDGRNEPVASSK; this is encoded by the exons ATGGGGATAGGGGAAGAAGGACATGGATCGTCGACTGCTGGAGGAGTGAGGAAAAGAGGATGTTCAATTTCAAAGGATGATTTCTTGCCGGAGGAATCATTCAGGAGCTGGGGAAATTATGTAAATGCATTGAGTAATACACCAGCACGACTTTTGGATCGAGTTGTGACACGTTCTGATGAGCAGGATGAGTTggatgccaaggaaagaagtgTTAACCAAATGAAAAGGAGTCTGAATTGGTGGGATCTCATGTGGTTTGGGTTAGGTGCACTTGTTGGTGCTGGAATATTTGTTCTTACTGGTCTTGAAGCTCGTACTGATGCTGGTCCAGCTGTTGtcctatcttatgctatttctggGATCTCAGCTATGCTAGCCGTATTTTGCTACACTGAGTTTGCTGTGGAGATTCCAGTGGCAG gTGGTTCATTTGCTTACTTGAGGGTTGAGCTGGGTGACTTTGTAGCATTTATAGCAGCTGGTAACATACTTCTCGAATATGTGATTGGCTCAGCCGCGATGGCTCGTTCTTGGACTTCCTATTTTGCTACTCTTTGTGGCCACCAACCTGATGATTTTCGCATCATTGTCAGTAGCCTAGCAGAAGGCTACAATCACCTTGATCCAATAGCCATTGGCGTTTGCGTTATAGTTTCCATCATTGCATGTAAGAGCACCAAAGCTTCTTCTAGGCTCAACTATATTGCATCAGTTGTTCATGTTCTAATCCTCCTCTTCATCATCATTGCTGGTTTAATGCATGCCGATACCAAAAACTTCACCCCCTTCATGCCATTTGGTCCTCGTGGTGTATTCAAAGCATCAGCTGTGTTATTCTTTGCTTATTCTGGTTTTGATGCTGTTTCAACTATGGCTGAGGAAACCAAGAATCCGGCTAGGGACATCCCTATTGGCCTAGTCGGTTCTGTTTTATTGACTACTGTATTTTACTGTGCACTAGCTGCTGTTCTTTGTCTTATGCAGTCGTATAAGAATATTGATATTAATGCCCCGTTCTCAGTTGCATTTGAGGCTGTTGGTTTAGGTTGGGGAAAGTATGTGGTTGCTGCAGGGGCTCTAAAAGGGATGACCTCTGTTTTGTTGGTAAATTGTGTAGGACAAGCTCGTTATGTGACACATATCTCTAGAACTCACATGATGccccctttgttttcttatgttAATGCTAAATCTGGAACACCAGCCAATGCCACTATATTCATGATGACATCTAGTGCACTTCTTGCATTATTTACAAGTCTTGATATTCTTTCAAACCTTTTGTCTATCTCTACACTCTTTATCTTCATTCTCGTGGCCCTTGCTCTTCTTGTTCGACGTTACTATGTCAGCAATGTGACCACTACAGAGGATCGAAACAAGCTCCTTGTGTTACTAGCACTCATTGTggcatcatctattggcactgCTATTATTTGGGGTGTTACAGATGATTGGAAAGGATATTGTGTCACATTGCCAATATGGTTCTTGGCAACTGGTGGGATAACAGTTTTGGTGCCAAAAGCAAGAAGCCCAAAGGTTTGGGGTGTACCTTTGGTACCATGGATACCATCTGCATCCATTGCCATAAATTTTTTCCTTCTAGCTTCCATGGATAAGGATTCTTTTATACGGTTTGCTATTTGGACTGTCCTTATTTTGGTATACTATGTGTTCTTGGGCTTGCATGCCTCTTATGATACTGCCAAGGAGATTCAGAAGAATTCTGAGTGGGGGAAGGTTGAAGGAGGAAATGCTTCATCAGCTACAAATTGTGGATTTGATGGTGGGGATGGTAGAAATGAGCCAGTTGCTTCAAGTAAATAA